In a single window of the Anaerocolumna cellulosilytica genome:
- a CDS encoding DUF4430 domain-containing protein — translation MEQRKKRTGLIAGVLFLILAIVAMTFLYNQFMEKGTPGAKKIVVEVIQEDESSKSYEIQTDAEYLRQALDEKKLIEGTEGDFGLYVTTVDGRTADEGKQEWWCLTQDGNMLNTSVDATPLKDGDHFEITLTVGW, via the coding sequence ATGGAACAGAGAAAAAAACGAACCGGACTAATTGCCGGTGTATTATTTCTTATTCTGGCGATTGTTGCCATGACCTTTTTATACAATCAGTTTATGGAGAAAGGTACTCCCGGTGCAAAAAAAATTGTTGTTGAGGTCATACAGGAAGATGAGAGCAGTAAAAGTTATGAAATCCAGACAGATGCAGAATATTTAAGACAGGCTTTGGATGAAAAGAAGCTGATTGAGGGAACGGAAGGCGACTTTGGCCTTTATGTAACCACTGTTGATGGCAGAACCGCAGATGAAGGAAAGCAAGAATGGTGGTGTCTTACTCAGGATGGTAACATGCTAAATACCAGTGTAGACGCCACACCGCTTAAAGATGGAGACCACTTTGAAATCACCCTGACTGTGGGCTGGTAG